From the Selenomonas timonae genome, one window contains:
- a CDS encoding TonB-dependent receptor plug domain-containing protein, whose translation MTREKKWTLAVLAAFAGVSFVGTAYAAESADAPSEETHALTDTVVTAQRREKRDLDTPATTTIITAKEIEKAGYRNVFEAIDQQIGSTSTSYGEAGQDFGLAAGRLTLRGYDRGTLVMVNGVPMNLKNYPSTENIPANMVERIEIVKGAASTLYGAEAMGGVVNIIMKQPKPEESEFQLSQTVGNYFKKSEATYTGDRIIVDVSREWSKDLPHSNGFGIDKISWVDWWVGKGKKSRVGVIAQLTDELSLNYNYMEGDITRGGVQYKKSGNSLVPTGTKYNYRYNDLRHTASLVYQGKDNGIHAVLGYNYRKVDGYDYIANSKGKSNAVMDGQILDVQKNWQLGKDSVVLGYSYKREAYDATTPDTKRFRDSAVRTSNSLYTSYSKQFTPQFNLTLGLRGEFINDPEEDQRVFMPQFQTNYQFDRNTAWYINIGKAFQMPTVDDSFRYKNFNPTGLKPESGWTYETGVKIRRGNDTWKAAVYHMDMKNKIGWRYDAGTEQHYAVNTGQFRNTGIELEYAKRFNDTWSLTLGGSVSNPEIQNPQGTNNAWVQDAGRLQGLVRLDYQMAKWQGNLNLKYLGDREYIAQKLGAAQDVPDKIQLNMNVIYTAGKDDTVSLGIYNLLNRENYSNRYGNLDLSRNFRLTYTHAF comes from the coding sequence ATGACAAGAGAGAAGAAGTGGACACTGGCGGTGCTTGCGGCATTTGCGGGAGTAAGTTTTGTTGGAACGGCATATGCCGCAGAAAGTGCAGATGCCCCATCCGAGGAGACACACGCGCTTACCGATACGGTGGTTACGGCACAGCGCCGTGAGAAGCGCGATCTCGACACGCCGGCAACGACAACGATCATCACGGCGAAGGAAATCGAGAAGGCCGGCTACCGCAACGTATTCGAAGCCATCGACCAGCAGATCGGATCAACGAGCACATCCTACGGCGAGGCGGGGCAGGACTTCGGGCTTGCTGCGGGGCGTCTCACATTACGCGGCTATGACCGCGGAACCCTCGTCATGGTGAACGGCGTTCCAATGAATCTCAAGAACTATCCGAGCACGGAAAACATTCCGGCAAATATGGTCGAGCGCATTGAGATTGTTAAGGGCGCGGCGTCAACGCTTTACGGTGCTGAGGCGATGGGCGGTGTCGTCAATATCATTATGAAGCAGCCAAAGCCGGAAGAATCAGAGTTCCAACTCAGCCAAACCGTCGGAAATTATTTCAAGAAAAGTGAGGCAACCTATACAGGTGACCGTATCATCGTGGATGTGAGTCGCGAATGGTCGAAGGATCTCCCGCACTCCAACGGGTTTGGCATTGATAAGATTTCCTGGGTTGACTGGTGGGTCGGCAAGGGAAAAAAGAGCCGTGTTGGCGTGATTGCGCAGCTGACAGATGAACTCTCCCTCAACTACAATTATATGGAGGGAGATATTACACGCGGCGGGGTTCAATACAAGAAATCAGGGAATAGTCTTGTTCCGACGGGGACAAAGTACAACTACCGCTACAATGACCTCCGCCATACGGCAAGCCTTGTCTATCAGGGCAAGGATAATGGAATTCATGCTGTTCTCGGCTACAACTATCGCAAGGTTGACGGATATGACTATATTGCGAACAGCAAGGGGAAAAGCAATGCAGTGATGGACGGGCAAATCCTTGATGTACAGAAAAACTGGCAGCTCGGTAAAGACTCGGTGGTGCTGGGATATTCCTACAAACGCGAGGCATATGATGCTACCACGCCGGATACTAAGAGGTTTCGTGATTCGGCAGTGCGTACGAGCAACTCGCTCTATACGTCCTATTCCAAGCAATTCACGCCGCAGTTTAACCTGACGCTCGGTCTGCGCGGAGAATTTATCAACGACCCCGAGGAGGATCAGCGCGTCTTTATGCCGCAGTTCCAGACGAACTATCAGTTTGACCGCAATACAGCGTGGTATATCAATATCGGCAAGGCATTCCAGATGCCGACGGTAGATGACAGTTTCCGTTATAAGAATTTCAATCCGACGGGCTTAAAACCTGAGAGTGGCTGGACCTATGAGACAGGCGTCAAGATTCGGCGTGGAAACGATACGTGGAAAGCCGCAGTCTATCATATGGATATGAAGAATAAGATCGGATGGCGGTATGATGCAGGAACAGAGCAGCATTATGCAGTCAATACAGGACAGTTTCGCAATACGGGAATTGAGCTTGAGTATGCAAAGCGGTTTAATGATACATGGAGTCTGACACTGGGCGGAAGTGTGTCCAATCCGGAGATACAGAATCCGCAGGGTACGAACAATGCATGGGTGCAGGATGCAGGCCGTCTGCAGGGTCTTGTACGTCTCGACTATCAGATGGCAAAATGGCAGGGGAATCTGAACCTCAAATATCTTGGCGATCGTGAGTACATTGCGCAAAAACTCGGCGCTGCGCAGGATGTGCCCGATAAGATTCAGCTCAACATGAATGTCATCTACACGGCGGGCAAGGATGACACAGTGTCGCTCGGCATCTACAATCTGCTCAATCGTGAAAACTACTCCAACCGCTATGGCAATCTCGATCTTTCGAGGAACTTCCGCCTGACCTATACGCATGCGTTCTAA
- a CDS encoding ABC transporter substrate-binding protein: protein MRSKKLQLCTLLFLLIAVAFVGGCGGEQEKAAEHSVFYRGTDGMGVEVVLPEKPQRVVSLGLATDEILLAIAPPEQIAALTAYADDPGLSSMTEAAKAVPVKLKDRSPERVLALHPDLVFTTDGVPKELVESLRDLGLTVYASRTPKRVEGIFTRIEEIGRLVGQEENAAALIAEKRARLADVERRVGDIPEEEHPIVVAFAFSGVFGQKDGLFDDMCRHASLRNGAAMVGLTADTPVSMEQIVALDPDVFLLPTWSAEGEKTEEFRAKLRSDPLFMHVKAVRENHLYTVPDTYRYSAGQNAIECVYELSRAVYPERFADVK, encoded by the coding sequence ATGCGTTCTAAGAAATTACAGCTCTGCACGCTTCTCTTCCTCCTCATCGCAGTCGCTTTTGTCGGTGGCTGTGGAGGAGAGCAGGAGAAGGCGGCAGAGCATTCTGTGTTCTATCGCGGAACAGACGGCATGGGCGTGGAGGTCGTTTTGCCGGAGAAGCCTCAACGTGTTGTCTCGCTTGGGCTTGCGACAGATGAGATCCTCCTCGCCATTGCTCCACCCGAACAGATTGCGGCGCTCACGGCCTACGCGGATGATCCCGGGCTCTCCTCGATGACGGAGGCGGCAAAGGCGGTTCCCGTGAAGCTCAAAGATCGGAGTCCGGAGCGCGTCCTTGCACTTCATCCCGATCTCGTCTTTACCACGGACGGTGTGCCGAAGGAGCTCGTGGAGAGTCTACGCGATCTTGGGTTGACGGTCTATGCCTCGCGCACGCCGAAGCGTGTCGAGGGGATCTTTACACGCATTGAGGAGATCGGAAGGCTCGTCGGACAGGAGGAGAATGCTGCCGCACTCATCGCCGAGAAGCGTGCACGCCTCGCAGATGTGGAGCGTCGTGTTGGGGACATCCCCGAGGAGGAGCACCCCATTGTCGTCGCGTTTGCGTTCAGCGGCGTGTTCGGGCAGAAGGACGGGCTCTTTGACGATATGTGCCGCCATGCCTCGCTGCGCAACGGTGCCGCAATGGTCGGTCTGACAGCAGACACGCCCGTTTCGATGGAGCAGATTGTTGCGCTCGACCCTGACGTTTTTTTACTGCCGACATGGAGTGCAGAGGGGGAAAAGACGGAGGAGTTCCGTGCAAAGCTGCGCAGCGATCCGCTCTTCATGCATGTGAAGGCTGTGCGGGAGAACCACCTCTATACCGTGCCCGATACCTACCGCTATAGTGCGGGGCAGAATGCGATTGAGTGCGTCTATGAGCTGTCGCGCGCGGTGTACCCCGAGCGCTTTGCAGACGTGAAGTAG
- a CDS encoding radical SAM/SPASM domain-containing protein yields the protein MNPLRMMVLSLTGACNLACRYCYASEQDARTMSWDTARRAVDLAAEGGGPFILQFSGGEPLLALPLLVQIADYIRGNRIRARMDIQTNGTLISDEAADVLCDAGIGVGVSLDGRPDVHDALRRFPDGRGTSSAVITGIQRLTARGKEIGLTTVVTAENVAALPGVIEMAYYLGNVRIVGFDLLRGQGRGVSVRPAREEDVALAMERVFALCRKLERLTGRHIVIAQAEQASCLAQRTDGGFSHCHAMSGAGVHVDALGRIYACSSFVGDERFLLGDVAHGIDARRQEELAHEMQRTMAFCCTCTDFLRCGGACYARMTGEHAICTAECALKRAAIKEATSN from the coding sequence ATGAATCCGCTGCGCATGATGGTACTGAGCCTCACGGGGGCATGCAATCTCGCATGTCGCTATTGCTACGCATCGGAGCAGGACGCGCGCACAATGTCATGGGACACGGCACGACGTGCCGTTGATCTTGCAGCGGAGGGCGGCGGTCCTTTCATCCTCCAGTTCTCGGGCGGTGAGCCGCTGCTCGCACTGCCGCTCCTCGTGCAGATTGCGGACTATATTCGCGGGAATCGCATACGGGCGCGCATGGATATTCAGACGAACGGGACGCTCATCTCCGATGAGGCTGCGGATGTTCTCTGCGATGCGGGAATTGGTGTCGGTGTCAGCCTCGACGGCAGACCCGATGTGCACGATGCGCTCCGACGTTTTCCAGACGGGCGCGGGACATCCTCTGCTGTGATTACGGGGATACAGCGCCTCACGGCGCGCGGGAAGGAGATTGGACTGACCACAGTCGTTACAGCTGAGAATGTGGCGGCGCTCCCCGGTGTCATTGAGATGGCATACTATCTCGGCAATGTGCGCATAGTTGGCTTTGACCTTCTGCGCGGACAGGGGCGCGGTGTCAGTGTGAGACCTGCGCGGGAGGAAGATGTTGCCCTTGCGATGGAGCGTGTCTTTGCACTGTGCAGGAAGCTCGAGCGGCTTACCGGTCGACACATTGTCATCGCACAGGCAGAGCAGGCATCATGCCTTGCCCAGCGCACGGACGGCGGATTCTCCCACTGTCATGCAATGAGCGGCGCGGGCGTTCATGTCGATGCGCTTGGGCGCATCTATGCGTGCTCCTCCTTTGTCGGCGATGAACGCTTTTTGCTCGGCGATGTCGCGCATGGCATTGATGCGCGTCGGCAGGAAGAACTGGCGCATGAAATGCAGCGGACAATGGCGTTTTGCTGCACCTGTACGGATTTCCTCCGCTGCGGCGGCGCGTGCTATGCGCGCATGACGGGAGAGCATGCCATCTGCACGGCGGAGTGCGCGCTTAAACGCGCGGCGATCAAGGAAGCCACATCTAATTAA
- a CDS encoding ATP-binding protein, with product MKTKAIYPFTAIVGQEEMKTALLLSIIMPTLGGVLIKGEKGTAKSTAVRAAAALLPYLHAVRGCACHCDPSVPELYCDACCRRAAEGSITAEEMPMRVVELPVSATEDRVVGTLDMEAAIQHGRKEFEPGILAAANRNILYVDEINLLEDHIVDILLDSAAMGVNTVEREGISYVHPARFVLVGTMNPEEGDIRPQLLDRFALSVTVAGEAAPETRVEVIRRRIAYERDPDAFTAAYTGAQEKLRAQIIEARDRIASVEVPDAALDLAAQISLALGVDGHRADITLIKAGIAHAALVGRTTVTAEDLQRVSRLVLAHRLRRRPFEEGAADWSAVDEILGAAL from the coding sequence ATGAAAACGAAAGCAATATACCCGTTTACGGCGATTGTCGGACAGGAGGAGATGAAGACTGCGCTCCTCCTCAGTATCATCATGCCCACGCTTGGGGGCGTGCTGATTAAGGGGGAGAAGGGCACGGCGAAATCCACCGCCGTGCGTGCCGCTGCGGCGCTCCTGCCCTATCTTCACGCAGTGCGAGGCTGTGCCTGTCACTGCGATCCGTCCGTCCCCGAGCTCTACTGCGATGCCTGTTGCCGGCGCGCGGCGGAGGGATCGATCACCGCAGAGGAGATGCCGATGCGCGTGGTGGAACTTCCCGTCAGTGCGACCGAGGATCGCGTGGTCGGGACGCTCGACATGGAGGCGGCGATTCAGCACGGGCGCAAGGAGTTCGAGCCGGGCATTCTGGCGGCGGCGAACCGTAACATCCTCTATGTGGATGAGATCAATCTGCTCGAGGATCACATTGTGGACATTCTCCTCGACTCTGCAGCAATGGGCGTGAATACCGTCGAGCGCGAGGGGATTTCCTATGTGCATCCCGCGCGCTTCGTGCTCGTCGGTACGATGAATCCAGAGGAGGGGGATATTCGTCCGCAGCTGCTTGACCGCTTTGCGCTCTCGGTCACGGTTGCGGGGGAGGCTGCCCCTGAGACCCGCGTCGAGGTCATCCGTCGGCGAATCGCCTACGAGCGCGATCCCGATGCCTTTACCGCCGCTTACACAGGGGCGCAGGAGAAGCTGCGCGCGCAGATTATCGAAGCGCGTGACCGTATCGCCTCTGTGGAGGTGCCGGATGCCGCGCTTGATCTGGCGGCGCAGATCTCGCTTGCGCTTGGCGTCGACGGGCATCGTGCCGACATCACGCTCATCAAGGCGGGGATTGCACACGCCGCGCTCGTGGGGCGCACGACGGTCACGGCCGAGGACTTGCAGCGCGTGAGTCGCCTCGTTCTCGCGCATCGCCTGCGCCGTCGCCCCTTCGAGGAGGGGGCGGCCGATTGGAGCGCCGTGGATGAAATTCTTGGAGCGGCACTGTGA
- a CDS encoding VWA domain-containing protein has protein sequence MNTPHFPLTAIVGQESVKRALMAALVNPRAGGLLISGTRGTAKSVLVRAATPFTQTGRIVELPLGASEDMVFGTIDVEAALQHGTRRLRRGILHRARNTVLYMDEVNLLREDLLAAVLRCAADGLLRLERDGLSYTEAISYTPIGTMDPAEGALRLALLDSFGMFAAMDEEQDAGLRREIVARVLAYERDPLAFCSAYAAQEAELLEQIRNARNRLPAVEAPSAILHFAAACVLRARCAGNHAEIYLIEAARALAALAGRDYVLPADVEEAAAFVLVHRMSRPREEEQSHVPQENREGDDLPDVSAPSSAEAGSGAGASETQQEGEDAGASSEEMPSADDERVAAPLENIMASLSLLHMKMRVQGGKSGRRDIVQLRTASGRCLRTELPHGDAHPDLALAATLRAAAPHQCRRREAQAVVIRTEDVRVWVRAQRSAANILFLVDASGSMGARERMRTVKGAILALLQEAYQKRDRVGLIAFRRERAETLLPMTRSVELAEKLLRDLPTGGRTPLAEGLAHAWKTVRELEHRGAEKTVLILITDGRTNPVRNGGDAVQRALRAAEELAGTDALTLVLDTERAMPRVGIAPEIARRMRARYYTLEQLTAEGVLEIVRTSRRMQE, from the coding sequence GTGAATACGCCGCATTTCCCGCTGACTGCTATTGTCGGGCAGGAGTCTGTAAAGCGTGCGCTCATGGCGGCACTCGTCAATCCGCGCGCGGGCGGTCTCCTGATCTCGGGCACGCGCGGCACGGCAAAGTCCGTACTCGTTCGTGCGGCGACTCCCTTTACGCAGACGGGGCGCATTGTGGAGCTCCCGCTCGGTGCGTCCGAGGATATGGTCTTCGGGACGATTGATGTGGAGGCGGCTCTGCAGCACGGCACGCGCCGTCTGCGTCGTGGGATTCTGCATCGTGCCCGCAATACCGTGCTCTACATGGACGAGGTCAATCTCCTGCGCGAGGATCTGCTTGCCGCCGTACTCCGCTGTGCGGCGGACGGACTGCTTCGCCTCGAGCGCGACGGGCTTTCGTATACCGAGGCCATTTCCTATACGCCGATCGGCACGATGGATCCCGCAGAGGGGGCACTTCGTCTTGCGCTCTTGGATTCCTTCGGCATGTTTGCGGCGATGGACGAGGAGCAGGATGCAGGCCTGCGGCGCGAGATCGTGGCGCGCGTTCTTGCCTACGAGCGCGACCCGCTGGCATTCTGTTCCGCCTATGCCGCGCAGGAGGCGGAACTTTTGGAGCAGATTCGCAATGCGCGCAATCGTCTGCCTGCAGTTGAGGCGCCGTCTGCGATCCTACATTTTGCAGCGGCATGTGTCCTGCGGGCGCGCTGTGCCGGAAATCATGCGGAGATTTATTTGATTGAGGCGGCGCGCGCCCTTGCGGCGCTTGCAGGACGGGACTATGTATTGCCCGCAGACGTGGAGGAGGCGGCGGCGTTTGTGCTCGTGCACCGCATGAGCCGCCCGCGTGAGGAGGAGCAGTCACACGTACCGCAGGAAAATCGTGAGGGCGATGATCTGCCCGATGTCTCCGCGCCCTCCTCGGCGGAGGCCGGGAGCGGAGCGGGGGCGTCGGAGACGCAGCAGGAGGGAGAGGACGCGGGTGCGTCCTCCGAGGAGATGCCGAGCGCCGATGATGAGCGTGTCGCTGCGCCGCTTGAAAATATCATGGCGAGCCTCTCACTCCTCCATATGAAGATGCGCGTGCAGGGCGGCAAGAGCGGCAGACGGGATATTGTGCAGCTGCGCACGGCGAGTGGACGGTGTCTGCGCACGGAGCTGCCGCATGGCGATGCGCATCCTGACCTCGCTCTCGCGGCAACCCTGCGCGCAGCTGCGCCGCATCAGTGCCGTCGAAGGGAAGCACAGGCGGTTGTGATCCGCACGGAGGATGTGCGCGTCTGGGTGCGTGCGCAGCGCTCGGCGGCAAACATCCTCTTCCTTGTCGATGCCAGCGGCTCGATGGGGGCACGCGAGCGCATGCGCACGGTCAAGGGCGCGATCCTCGCCCTCCTGCAGGAGGCGTATCAAAAGCGCGACCGCGTGGGGCTCATCGCCTTTCGGCGTGAGCGTGCGGAGACATTGCTGCCGATGACGCGCAGCGTGGAGCTTGCGGAGAAGCTGCTGCGCGACCTGCCGACGGGCGGGCGCACGCCGCTCGCCGAGGGGCTTGCCCATGCATGGAAGACCGTGCGCGAACTCGAGCATAGAGGTGCAGAGAAGACTGTGCTCATCCTGATTACGGATGGGCGTACAAATCCCGTGCGCAATGGGGGTGATGCCGTGCAGCGCGCGCTGCGTGCGGCGGAGGAGCTCGCGGGGACGGATGCGCTCACGCTTGTACTCGACACGGAGCGCGCCATGCCGCGCGTCGGCATTGCACCCGAGATCGCGCGGCGCATGAGGGCGCGCTATTACACCTTGGAGCAGCTGACGGCAGAGGGCGTGCTCGAGATTGTTCGCACATCGCGCAGAATGCAGGAGTAA
- the cobN gene encoding cobaltochelatase subunit CobN, with protein sequence MKIAVYTNILRVRVLARRCAAQLKDPAVSVCPADGVADWEQVRAEADLHLFLWMGTGLDNAFLKKASHFLQQRRIPHLIVVDNAEHDKVSCGFSEEQIQTAWSYFRYDGEENMRNLFLWLGAEFGRLPVHAEPPAALAWNGVYHPDWVGNPEDAAGYLAAHYDAGRPTVGVIFYRSEWITGDFTYHAALVRAIEAAGMNAIAVFSNSYRDERVESPTLMEAIEKYFCPRGQCIVDVIVSTMKFSIKAGGTRIEDLCELGVPILEAYTVLAPKEEWERSPAGLDPMEVSMSVAMPEFDGVIHAVPLAAKVRDESGEVCYASLEERMARIAAKARKWAALRRKSNAEKKIAVVFHNYPPTNANIGSAAGLDSPESVLRLLTAMRAAGYVIDEIPESSKTFMKLLTDHATNDRHFMSAQQARDADGHLTAEQYRAFFKELPDRVRAQLEKDWGDAPGDVFNYDGTLLIPGTLNGNLFITVQPPRGFGEDPGKLLHSPDAAPTHHYIGYYHWLRDIWRADAVIHVGTHGSLEWLPGKGTGLSNACYPDVSLGDLPDIYPYWITIVGEGLQAKRRGAACLISHLSPLMELAGGFEELGELEQALDEYVHFRASQPDNLEAAEALVREKAAACHFEGEIDEGEDFSDYAAALHNYVTDIKNMQIRTGLHILGRAPEGERLIDFVCALVRMEHGGEASLVRLIAAQAGYDYEELLTHSERMTADGMTYGRKLDAIESEMRAIIAFLAERDYTTEAAEAAMALPVIAAAPAESRAAFSHALREITENIVPRLQKTEQEITGTLRALTGRYIEPSAAGAPTTNGTDVLPTGRNFYGIDPRCMPTPAAWEYGRQLGDALIEQYISDEGRYPEAVGIVFWAGSNMRSHGQCIAELFYLMGVRPVWRRPSQRVAGLEIIPLAELKRPRIDVTARISGLFRDAVPNAVHWVDEAVRMVRDLDESDEENYVRKHVLADATWLEEQGEARESAWERASVRIFGDPPGAYGAGIGDLLESKAWETLDDLAAVYTRFSGTAYGGDGLARGYDPEVFQRRMAGLDVTVKNEDTRETHMFSSDDYNAYHGGMIATVRALTGKAPRSYTGDSSDRQRIVLRSVDEEAARLFRGEAMNPKFIEGMKSHGYKGASDLANYLAHSYQWDATSAVMKDWMYEGYARKYVLDAGMQEWMQDVNPWALHRMAETLLEAQQRGFWNASEETLAELRSLYLSIEGDLEERAEGAQ encoded by the coding sequence ATGAAGATTGCAGTCTATACGAATATCCTGCGCGTTCGCGTGCTCGCACGCCGTTGCGCCGCACAGCTGAAAGATCCTGCGGTATCCGTGTGTCCAGCAGACGGGGTGGCTGACTGGGAGCAGGTGCGCGCGGAGGCGGATCTGCATCTCTTCCTCTGGATGGGGACGGGGCTGGACAATGCCTTTTTGAAAAAGGCTTCGCACTTCCTTCAGCAGCGCCGCATTCCGCATCTGATCGTCGTGGACAATGCAGAGCATGACAAGGTGAGCTGCGGCTTTTCCGAGGAGCAGATTCAGACGGCGTGGTCATACTTTCGTTATGACGGCGAGGAGAATATGCGGAATCTCTTCCTCTGGCTCGGCGCTGAGTTCGGACGTCTCCCTGTGCATGCGGAGCCGCCAGCTGCGCTCGCGTGGAACGGCGTCTATCATCCGGACTGGGTAGGGAATCCCGAGGATGCGGCGGGCTATCTCGCCGCGCACTACGATGCGGGGCGCCCGACCGTCGGCGTGATCTTCTACCGCTCGGAGTGGATTACGGGGGATTTCACCTATCATGCGGCACTCGTCCGCGCCATCGAGGCGGCGGGGATGAATGCGATCGCCGTCTTCTCGAACTCGTATCGGGACGAGCGCGTGGAGTCTCCGACGCTGATGGAGGCGATCGAGAAATATTTCTGCCCACGCGGGCAGTGCATTGTCGACGTGATCGTCAGCACGATGAAGTTCTCCATCAAGGCAGGTGGTACGCGCATCGAGGATCTCTGCGAACTCGGTGTCCCCATACTCGAGGCGTATACGGTGCTCGCGCCGAAGGAGGAGTGGGAGCGCTCTCCCGCAGGGCTCGACCCGATGGAGGTCTCGATGAGCGTCGCAATGCCCGAGTTCGACGGCGTGATTCACGCAGTCCCGCTTGCGGCGAAGGTGCGCGACGAGAGCGGAGAGGTCTGTTATGCCTCGCTTGAGGAGCGCATGGCACGGATTGCGGCAAAGGCGCGGAAATGGGCGGCGCTGCGCCGAAAATCGAATGCGGAGAAGAAAATTGCCGTCGTCTTTCATAACTATCCGCCGACGAATGCGAACATCGGCAGCGCGGCGGGGCTCGACTCGCCCGAGAGCGTGCTCCGCCTGCTGACGGCGATGCGGGCGGCGGGCTATGTGATCGACGAGATTCCCGAGAGCAGCAAGACTTTTATGAAGCTGCTGACGGATCACGCGACGAACGACCGCCACTTTATGAGTGCACAGCAGGCAAGAGATGCCGACGGACATCTGACGGCGGAGCAGTATCGCGCATTTTTCAAAGAGCTGCCCGACAGGGTGCGCGCACAGCTCGAAAAGGACTGGGGGGATGCGCCCGGCGATGTATTCAACTACGACGGAACGCTCCTCATCCCCGGCACGCTGAACGGCAATCTCTTCATCACGGTGCAGCCGCCGCGCGGCTTCGGCGAAGACCCCGGCAAGCTCCTCCACTCGCCTGATGCTGCGCCCACGCATCACTATATCGGGTACTATCACTGGCTGCGCGATATCTGGCGGGCGGACGCCGTCATCCACGTCGGGACGCATGGCTCTCTCGAGTGGCTGCCGGGCAAGGGGACGGGGCTCTCGAATGCCTGCTATCCCGATGTGTCGCTCGGCGATCTGCCCGACATCTATCCCTATTGGATCACGATTGTTGGGGAGGGGCTTCAGGCAAAGCGGCGTGGGGCAGCGTGTCTCATCAGCCACCTCTCGCCGCTGATGGAGCTGGCGGGCGGCTTTGAGGAACTGGGGGAGCTCGAGCAGGCGCTCGATGAATACGTCCACTTCCGCGCGTCCCAGCCCGACAATCTCGAGGCGGCAGAGGCACTTGTGCGCGAGAAGGCTGCCGCATGTCATTTCGAGGGGGAAATCGACGAAGGGGAGGATTTCTCCGATTACGCTGCTGCGCTTCACAACTATGTGACAGACATCAAGAACATGCAGATCCGCACGGGACTGCACATCCTCGGACGTGCGCCCGAGGGCGAGCGCCTCATCGACTTCGTGTGCGCCCTTGTTCGCATGGAACACGGCGGGGAGGCTTCGCTCGTACGCCTTATCGCCGCGCAGGCGGGCTATGACTATGAGGAGCTCTTGACACACAGCGAGCGCATGACGGCGGACGGCATGACCTACGGCAGGAAGCTCGATGCGATCGAGTCGGAGATGCGGGCAATCATTGCCTTTCTTGCGGAGCGTGATTATACGACGGAGGCTGCGGAGGCGGCGATGGCGCTGCCCGTTATCGCTGCTGCTCCGGCGGAGAGCCGTGCGGCGTTTTCGCATGCGCTGCGTGAGATTACAGAGAACATCGTTCCACGTCTGCAGAAAACGGAGCAGGAGATCACGGGAACGCTGCGGGCGCTCACGGGCAGATACATCGAGCCGAGCGCTGCGGGGGCGCCGACGACAAACGGCACCGATGTACTTCCGACGGGGCGGAATTTCTACGGGATTGACCCGCGCTGCATGCCGACACCTGCCGCATGGGAGTACGGACGGCAGCTGGGCGACGCCCTCATCGAGCAGTATATCAGCGACGAGGGGCGTTACCCCGAGGCGGTCGGCATCGTCTTCTGGGCGGGCTCGAATATGCGCAGTCACGGGCAGTGCATTGCCGAGCTCTTCTACCTCATGGGCGTGCGCCCCGTCTGGCGGCGTCCCTCGCAGCGCGTCGCGGGGCTCGAGATCATCCCGCTCGCAGAGCTGAAACGCCCGCGTATCGACGTGACGGCACGTATCAGCGGGCTGTTCCGCGATGCTGTTCCGAATGCCGTGCATTGGGTCGATGAGGCGGTGCGCATGGTGCGCGATCTCGACGAGAGCGATGAGGAGAACTATGTGCGCAAGCACGTTCTTGCAGATGCCACATGGCTCGAGGAGCAGGGCGAGGCACGGGAGAGTGCGTGGGAGCGTGCCTCCGTGCGCATCTTTGGCGATCCGCCGGGTGCATACGGTGCGGGCATCGGCGATCTCCTCGAGTCAAAGGCATGGGAGACGCTGGATGATCTGGCGGCGGTCTATACGCGCTTTTCCGGCACGGCATACGGCGGCGACGGCCTCGCACGCGGCTACGATCCCGAGGTTTTTCAGCGGCGGATGGCGGGGCTCGATGTCACGGTGAAGAACGAGGACACGCGCGAGACGCATATGTTCAGCTCGGACGACTACAACGCGTACCACGGCGGCATGATTGCAACCGTGCGAGCGCTGACGGGCAAGGCGCCGCGCTCCTACACGGGCGACTCGAGTGATCGTCAGCGCATTGTGCTGCGCAGCGTGGACGAGGAGGCGGCGCGCCTCTTTCGTGGAGAGGCAATGAATCCGAAGTTCATCGAGGGGATGAAGTCGCACGGCTACAAGGGTGCCTCTGACCTCGCGAACTACCTCGCACACAGCTATCAATGGGACGCGACAAGCGCCGTGATGAAGGACTGGATGTACGAGGGCTATGCGCGCAAATACGTGCTCGACGCGGGGATGCAGGAGTGGATGCAGGATGTCAATCCGTGGGCGCTTCACCGCATGGCGGAGACTCTGCTCGAGGCGCAGCAGCGCGGGTTCTGGAATGCCTCCGAGGAAACGCTCGCGGAGCTGCGCAGCCTCTATCTCTCCATCGAAGGCGATCTCGAAGAACGGGCGGAGGGCGCACAATGA